The following coding sequences are from one Triticum aestivum cultivar Chinese Spring chromosome 5A, IWGSC CS RefSeq v2.1, whole genome shotgun sequence window:
- the LOC123106150 gene encoding uncharacterized protein, translating to MELAPPCSFSCSSYTNCSIGFTPARVLRAGPWRVRAGAHQGGGDGVEPGRPAGRLAADGPPVVDVPAVVGAADGFGGARDAELAMWDKLGAVVRLSYGIGIYAGMALAGRAICDMAGIDSSGGFHPSLTALVEGLGYASPPIMVLLFILDDEVVKYSPHARAIRDVEDEELRTFFAGMSPWQFILVVAASSVGEELFYRAAVQGALADIFLRGTELMKDARGIVSLSGMVPPFVPFAQTFAAAITAALTGSLYYIATAPKDPTYVVTPVMRSHAGRQNMKKLFSAWYERRQMRKIYSPLLEGILAFYLGFEWIQTGNILAPMITHGIYSAVVLGHGLWKIQDHRRRLRQRVQEIRRGSDGL from the exons ATGGAGCTGGCGCCGCCATGTAGCTTCAGCTGCTCGTCATACACCAACTGCTCCATCGGCTTCACGCCGGCGCGGGTCCTCCGCGCCGGCCCCTGGAGGGTCCGTGCCGGGGCGCACCAGGGCGGCGGGGACGGCGTCGAGCCGGGGCGGCCGGCCGGCCGCCTTGCAGCGGATGGGCCTCCCGTCGTCGACGTGCCGGCCGTCGTCGGCGCCGCGGACGGGTTCGGAGGGGCCCGCGACGCGGAGCTGGCCATGTGGGACAAGCTGGGCGCCGTGGTGAGGCTCAGCTACGGCATCGGCATCTACGCGGGCATGGCGCTGGCGGGGCGGGCGATCTGCGACATGGCCGGCATCGACTCCTCCGGCGGGTTCCACCCCTCGCTGACGGCGCTGGTGGAGGGGCTCGGCTACGCGTCGCCGCCCATCATGGTGCTGCTCTTCATCCTGGACGACGAGGTGGTCAAGTACTCCCCGCACGCCCGCGCCATCCGCGACGTGGAGGACGAGGAGCTCCGCACCTTCTTCGCCGGCATGTCCCCCTGGCAGTTCATCCTCGTCGTCGCCGCCAGCTCCGTCGGCGAGGAGCTCTTCTACCGCGCCGCCGTCCAG GGAGCATTGGCCGATATATTCCTGAGAGGCACGGAGCTGATGAAAGATGCCCGAGGGATTGTGTCCCTG AGTGGAATGGTGCCTCCATTTGTCCCGTTCGCGCAAACCTTTGccgccgccatcaccgccgcgCTAACGGGGTCCCTCTACTACATCGCTACCGCCCCCAAAG ACCCTACCTATGTGGTGACACCAGTTATGCGCTCGCACGCCGGCCGACAGAATATGAAGAAACTGTTTTCAG CTTGGTACGAAAGGAGGCAGATGAGGAAGATATACTCTCCTCTTCTAGAAGGCATCCTGGCTTTCTACCTCGGCTTCGAATGGATCCAG ACGGGCAACATCCTGGCACCGATGATCACCCACGGCATATACTCCGCCGTGGTCCTTGG